Proteins encoded by one window of Terriglobales bacterium:
- a CDS encoding beta-propeller fold lactonase family protein: MGPARHLLFLFVVASLISFLGCNSVSQSATTTTMAAPSADAVTPLAAPAAAQLLYGSRGMQVWGARLQNRQVTGIGGVNWGNAAPAFSQGQLVDVAPDPKGRFVFALYQRYSSGINVLGIDSVAAFTIDRASGSLTLVEGGPYPTAVFPTGMAIDPSGSFVYISANNSIQVWSVDQQSGALTQTGSVPATGWRLWVTPDGGTLVHAGNGRVSTFAIDAATGRLTPANSLAVLYADCITGSAAGRFLYTWIPGWMPNRGYAVLKLGDNRDLTLTKSVDLTNSPVLSISPSRDGKFAYFAGGPAPDSGSVTVFGLDPASGAPVKQVGAAITSAQPAFAALDFDGRTLYVSSDRWRAYAVNADGTLAASSSSDGRLDFFRLAR, from the coding sequence ATGGGCCCCGCTCGCCATCTGTTGTTTCTCTTCGTTGTTGCCTCGCTGATTTCGTTCCTGGGCTGTAACTCAGTTTCGCAATCGGCGACCACGACCACCATGGCAGCGCCGTCGGCGGATGCGGTCACACCTCTGGCCGCACCCGCTGCGGCGCAGCTTCTCTACGGCAGCCGCGGCATGCAGGTTTGGGGTGCGCGTCTGCAGAATCGCCAGGTCACCGGCATCGGCGGCGTGAACTGGGGCAACGCCGCGCCGGCTTTCAGCCAGGGACAGCTTGTGGACGTTGCCCCCGACCCGAAGGGCCGATTCGTGTTCGCGCTTTATCAGCGCTATTCCTCGGGCATCAACGTGCTCGGCATTGATTCGGTCGCCGCCTTCACGATCGACCGCGCCAGCGGATCGCTGACGCTGGTCGAAGGCGGCCCGTATCCGACGGCGGTGTTCCCCACCGGGATGGCGATCGATCCGTCAGGAAGCTTCGTTTACATCAGCGCGAACAATTCGATCCAGGTCTGGTCGGTCGATCAGCAAAGCGGCGCGCTCACGCAGACCGGATCGGTGCCCGCCACCGGATGGCGGCTCTGGGTCACGCCTGACGGCGGCACGCTGGTGCACGCCGGCAACGGACGCGTGAGCACGTTCGCGATCGACGCCGCCACCGGCCGCCTCACGCCGGCCAACTCGCTGGCCGTGCTCTATGCCGACTGCATCACCGGCAGCGCCGCCGGCCGCTTCCTCTACACGTGGATTCCCGGCTGGATGCCCAATCGCGGATACGCCGTGCTGAAGCTGGGCGACAACCGTGACCTTACGCTCACCAAGTCGGTCGACCTCACGAACAGCCCGGTCCTCTCCATCTCGCCGAGCCGCGACGGCAAGTTTGCTTATTTCGCCGGCGGCCCCGCTCCCGATTCGGGCAGCGTGACCGTATTTGGCCTCGATCCGGCCAGCGGCGCGCCCGTGAAACAAGTCGGCGCGGCCATCACCAGCGCGCAGCCTGCATTTGCCGCGCTCGACTTCGACGGCCGCACGCTCTACGTCAGCTCCGACCGCTGGCGCGCGTATGCGGTGAACGCAGACGGCACGCTCGCGGCGAGCAGTTCTTCCGACGGCAGGCTTGATTTCTTCCGGCTGGCCCGGTGA
- a CDS encoding isocitrate lyase/PEP mutase family protein, which produces MKRKLALVTKTNGRKHNPNGHKRHVRVAGTTPAPASDLNQLVATPLLPEGCCVPASRFVHPSTRMRQLLATEPYLFGPGVYDPMTAQLVMYYGFKAVYFSGYSFAISHVGSTDMDLYSSVEIADAARRTVSALRKFQLTCAVGEPDKGIAPRTLHIPPVIVDMDGGYGNIFNVQRTTELYVNAGVAAAHIEDQVLPKRCGHIGGKALVSAQEMIGKLRMARAVADDLGNRDFVLIARTDGLSAVDAPESLRGMDLAIDRGLRYLDTGLPDLLWCEFPTSDRGPVEKFSTEIRKRFPGARFAFNWSSSFKWFNDPDPMTFAELGAMGVGFIFITLGAQHATGHGLSELLMAMAEKQEQGYIDLQKKEWAPGTDFVTKSHHTFSGVPYHHALGKLFSAARMGKEFVEELPEEKVV; this is translated from the coding sequence ATGAAACGCAAACTCGCTCTCGTCACGAAGACCAACGGCCGCAAGCACAACCCCAACGGCCACAAGCGCCACGTTCGCGTCGCCGGGACCACTCCGGCGCCCGCGAGCGATCTGAACCAGCTCGTGGCCACGCCGCTGCTGCCCGAGGGCTGCTGTGTCCCGGCGAGCCGCTTCGTGCATCCATCCACGCGCATGCGGCAATTACTCGCCACCGAACCTTACCTGTTCGGGCCCGGCGTCTACGACCCGATGACGGCGCAGCTGGTGATGTACTACGGCTTCAAGGCCGTGTACTTCAGCGGCTACTCGTTCGCCATCAGCCACGTCGGCTCCACCGACATGGACCTGTACTCAAGCGTGGAAATCGCCGACGCGGCGCGCCGCACCGTGAGCGCGCTGCGCAAGTTCCAGCTCACCTGCGCCGTGGGCGAGCCCGACAAGGGCATCGCGCCGCGCACGCTGCACATCCCGCCCGTCATCGTCGACATGGACGGCGGCTACGGAAACATCTTCAACGTGCAGCGCACCACCGAGCTGTACGTCAACGCCGGGGTCGCCGCCGCGCACATCGAAGACCAGGTGTTGCCCAAGCGCTGCGGACACATCGGCGGCAAGGCGCTGGTCAGCGCGCAGGAAATGATCGGCAAGCTGCGCATGGCGCGCGCCGTGGCCGACGACCTGGGCAACCGCGACTTCGTCCTCATCGCGCGCACCGACGGTCTCAGCGCGGTGGACGCGCCCGAGTCGCTCCGCGGCATGGACCTGGCCATCGACCGCGGCCTGCGCTATCTCGACACAGGGCTTCCCGACCTGCTGTGGTGCGAATTCCCCACCAGCGACCGCGGCCCGGTGGAGAAATTCTCCACGGAAATCCGCAAGCGCTTCCCTGGGGCGCGCTTCGCCTTCAACTGGTCGTCGAGCTTCAAGTGGTTCAACGATCCCGACCCGATGACCTTCGCCGAACTCGGCGCCATGGGCGTGGGCTTCATCTTTATTACGCTCGGCGCGCAGCACGCCACCGGTCACGGCCTGAGCGAGCTGCTCATGGCCATGGCAGAAAAGCAGGAGCAGGGCTATATCGATCTGCAGAAGAAGGAATGGGCGCCGGGAACGGATTTTGTAACAAAAAGTCACCACACCTTCTCGGGCGTCCCCTATCACCACGCCCTCGGCAAGCTCTTCAGCGCCGCCCGCATGGGCAAGGAATTCGTGGAGGAGCTGCCGGAGGAAAAGGTTGTGTAG
- a CDS encoding exo-alpha-sialidase — protein MSKVRVLVGTRKGAFILTSDGKRDKWEVSGPLFAGWELYHLKGSPADPNRIYASQTSGWFGQIIQRSDDGGKTWHQPGTPPGETKGPDGMPKGESNKFVYDSAAAPLTTHQWYDGTQHPWEFKRVWHLEPSLTDANTVYAGVEDAALFRSTDGGKSWHELPGLRGHGTGPKWQPGAGGMCLHTVILDPKDPKRIYIAISAAGAFRTDDGGKTWKPINRGLHSQYIPDPKAEIGHCVHHIAMNPKRPGVLFMQKHWDVMRSDDAGENWREVSGNLPTDFGFAIDVHSHEPETIYVVPIKSDGEHYVHEGKLRVYRSKSGGNEWEALTKGLPQENCYVNVLRDAMAVDTLDKCGIYFGTTGGQVYCSPDAGDSWFPIVRDLPAVLSVEVQTLA, from the coding sequence ATGAGCAAGGTCCGCGTTCTGGTTGGCACGCGCAAAGGCGCATTCATCCTCACATCCGACGGCAAGCGAGACAAGTGGGAAGTCAGCGGCCCGCTCTTCGCCGGCTGGGAGCTCTATCACCTCAAAGGATCGCCGGCCGATCCCAACCGCATCTACGCTTCGCAGACGAGTGGCTGGTTCGGGCAGATCATTCAGCGCTCCGACGACGGCGGCAAGACCTGGCACCAGCCCGGCACGCCGCCCGGCGAAACCAAGGGCCCCGACGGCATGCCCAAGGGCGAGAGCAACAAGTTCGTCTACGACTCGGCGGCTGCGCCGCTGACCACGCACCAGTGGTACGACGGCACACAGCATCCGTGGGAGTTCAAGCGGGTGTGGCACCTGGAGCCCTCGCTCACCGACGCCAACACCGTTTACGCCGGCGTGGAAGACGCGGCGCTGTTCCGCTCAACCGATGGCGGCAAGTCCTGGCACGAACTCCCGGGCCTGCGCGGGCACGGCACCGGCCCCAAGTGGCAGCCGGGCGCGGGCGGGATGTGCCTGCACACCGTGATCCTCGATCCAAAGGACCCCAAACGCATCTATATCGCCATTTCCGCCGCGGGCGCGTTTCGCACCGACGACGGCGGCAAGACGTGGAAGCCCATCAACCGGGGCCTGCACTCGCAGTACATCCCCGATCCCAAGGCCGAGATCGGCCACTGCGTGCACCACATCGCCATGAACCCCAAGCGCCCGGGCGTGCTCTTCATGCAGAAGCACTGGGACGTAATGCGCTCCGACGACGCCGGCGAAAACTGGCGCGAGGTCAGCGGCAACCTGCCCACCGACTTCGGCTTCGCCATCGACGTGCACTCGCACGAGCCGGAGACGATTTACGTAGTACCCATCAAGAGCGACGGCGAGCACTACGTGCACGAAGGCAAACTGCGCGTCTATCGCAGCAAGTCGGGCGGCAACGAGTGGGAGGCGCTCACCAAGGGCCTGCCGCAGGAAAACTGCTACGTGAATGTGCTGCGCGACGCCATGGCCGTGGACACGCTCGATAAGTGCGGCATCTACTTCGGCACCACCGGCGGCCAGGTGTACTGCTCGCCGGACGCGGGCGATTCGTGGTTTCCGATCGTGCGCGATCTGCCCGCCGTCCTGAGCGTTGAAGTACAGACGCTGGCGTGA
- a CDS encoding SRPBCC family protein, with product MTDYKISVDIAAPPELVWDVMSDVERWSEWTASISSIQRLDAGGPLRVGSRALVRQPRIRPAVWQVTELHEGRSFSWITRAAGVVAMGRHSVEAVANGTRATLALKFSGFFAPLVGWLFGRLNQRYLALEASGLKARSQAFAAAPHIPEFNAAD from the coding sequence ATGACCGACTACAAAATCTCCGTGGACATCGCGGCTCCCCCCGAACTCGTATGGGACGTGATGAGCGATGTAGAGCGCTGGTCGGAGTGGACGGCCAGCATCAGCAGCATTCAGCGGCTCGACGCCGGCGGACCCCTGCGCGTCGGCTCGCGCGCCCTCGTGCGCCAGCCGAGAATCCGGCCCGCCGTCTGGCAAGTCACCGAACTCCACGAGGGCCGCAGCTTCAGCTGGATCACCCGCGCAGCCGGCGTCGTCGCAATGGGCCGGCACTCCGTCGAGGCAGTCGCCAACGGCACTCGCGCGACGCTGGCTCTGAAATTTTCCGGGTTTTTCGCGCCCCTTGTCGGATGGCTGTTCGGTCGCCTCAACCAGCGCTATCTCGCGCTCGAAGCCAGCGGACTCAAAGCGCGCAGCCAGGCGTTCGCGGCCGCCCCGCACATTCCGGAATTCAACGCCGCCGATTGA
- a CDS encoding MoaD/ThiS family protein — translation MIRVVIPPHLRTLSHTGAEIQLEVAPPITQKSVLDALEARYPMLCGAIRDHGTLKRRAFLRFFACEQDLTHDPPDAPLPEAVASGKEPFIVLGAIAGG, via the coding sequence ATGATCCGCGTCGTCATCCCGCCGCACCTGCGCACGCTGTCGCACACCGGCGCCGAAATCCAGCTCGAGGTCGCGCCGCCGATCACGCAGAAGTCGGTGCTCGATGCTCTCGAAGCGCGCTATCCCATGCTTTGCGGCGCCATCCGCGACCACGGCACGCTCAAGCGCCGCGCGTTTCTGCGCTTCTTCGCCTGCGAGCAGGACCTGACGCACGATCCGCCTGACGCGCCGCTGCCTGAAGCCGTCGCTTCGGGCAAAGAGCCGTTTATCGTGCTGGGCGCAATCGCCGGCGGATAG
- a CDS encoding diguanylate cyclase — MAASNPSMNITEVLGRQDRKLQAAVGIFLLLAATVSHVMSPPGLETAFFYLVPVSFLTWYFGRRTGLLAASLSAGIALGIEMEAHLTLAVTYWNALARLGMFVFFVFIISELRALYERERHSSRVDALTRIPNRRAFLEALDTEKVRARRYGLPLTLAYIDLDHFKEVNDRLGHAAGDELLMAIARGMQENLRRADLVGRLGGDEFAALLPETAAEAATAVLDKLQAVLNNTMQDRRLPVTFSMGAVAFHPPPDSTEEMLQRADEAMYAAKAGGRDRLIVRRLAA; from the coding sequence ATGGCCGCATCCAACCCCAGCATGAACATCACCGAAGTCCTGGGACGTCAGGATCGCAAGCTCCAGGCCGCGGTCGGCATTTTTCTGCTGCTGGCGGCGACCGTAAGCCATGTCATGAGCCCTCCGGGGCTGGAAACCGCGTTCTTCTATCTCGTCCCGGTTTCGTTCCTCACTTGGTACTTCGGCCGGCGCACAGGCTTGCTGGCCGCCAGCTTGAGCGCGGGGATCGCGCTGGGGATCGAGATGGAAGCTCACCTGACGCTCGCGGTGACCTACTGGAACGCACTCGCGCGCCTCGGCATGTTCGTGTTTTTCGTTTTCATCATCTCCGAGCTTCGGGCGCTTTACGAGCGCGAGCGGCACTCGTCACGGGTTGACGCGCTCACGCGCATTCCCAACCGCCGCGCTTTTCTGGAGGCGCTGGACACCGAAAAGGTCCGCGCGCGCCGCTATGGCCTGCCGCTCACGCTCGCCTATATCGACCTTGACCACTTCAAGGAAGTGAATGACCGCTTGGGGCACGCGGCGGGCGACGAGCTGCTCATGGCGATCGCCCGCGGCATGCAGGAAAACCTCCGCCGCGCCGACCTGGTCGGCCGACTGGGCGGCGACGAGTTTGCCGCTTTGCTTCCCGAGACCGCCGCCGAGGCGGCCACCGCCGTCCTCGACAAGCTGCAAGCGGTGCTGAACAACACCATGCAGGACCGCCGGCTGCCGGTGACCTTCAGCATGGGCGCTGTCGCCTTCCATCCTCCGCCCGATTCAACCGAGGAGATGCTCCAGCGCGCCGACGAGGCCATGTATGCGGCCAAGGCCGGCGGGCGCGACCGGCTGATTGTGCGCAGGCTGGCTGCCTAG
- a CDS encoding holo-ACP synthase — protein MIVGTGVDIVDVARVAAAMERFGERFAARVFTADEIRYCRSKQNATERFAARFAAKEAAMKALGTGWRHGVAWRDFEVRRQPGGRPTMRLAGKAAEFAARQGVKHISLSLTHTETQAMAFVIFEGE, from the coding sequence ATGATCGTGGGCACTGGCGTGGACATTGTAGACGTGGCGCGGGTGGCCGCCGCCATGGAGCGCTTCGGCGAGCGCTTTGCCGCGCGCGTTTTCACGGCCGACGAGATTCGCTACTGCCGCTCGAAGCAGAACGCGACCGAACGCTTTGCCGCGCGCTTTGCCGCTAAGGAAGCGGCGATGAAAGCGCTGGGCACGGGATGGCGGCACGGCGTCGCCTGGCGCGACTTCGAAGTGCGCCGCCAGCCGGGCGGGCGCCCCACCATGCGCCTGGCCGGCAAGGCGGCGGAATTCGCGGCGCGCCAGGGCGTGAAGCACATCTCACTCTCGCTCACGCACACCGAGACGCAGGCGATGGCGTTTGTGATCTTCGAAGGAGAATGA
- a CDS encoding helix-turn-helix domain-containing protein → MRRSGCPVSIALERFGDRWSLLIIRDLMVRGYRTFKEFEQSGEGIATNILAQRLRRLLSAGIISVAREKGDRRRVNYRLTRKGIELAPVVLELLIWSSRHERTGAPCALVEQMAANRQQVLAEVRRRWEERDPTPLIPKFDSRLEKALHEFRRESK, encoded by the coding sequence GTGCGGCGCTCGGGCTGTCCGGTGAGCATTGCGCTGGAGCGCTTCGGCGACCGCTGGTCGTTGCTCATCATTCGCGACCTGATGGTGCGCGGCTATCGCACGTTCAAGGAATTCGAGCAGTCGGGCGAAGGGATCGCCACCAACATCCTGGCGCAGCGGCTGCGGCGCCTGCTGAGCGCCGGCATCATTTCGGTCGCGCGGGAGAAAGGTGACCGCCGGCGGGTGAACTACCGCCTTACGCGCAAAGGCATCGAACTGGCGCCGGTCGTGCTTGAGCTGCTGATCTGGTCCTCGCGCCACGAGCGGACGGGCGCCCCCTGTGCGCTCGTGGAGCAGATGGCCGCCAACCGCCAGCAGGTGCTCGCCGAAGTCCGGCGCCGGTGGGAGGAGCGCGATCCCACGCCTTTGATACCCAAGTTCGATTCACGCCTGGAGAAAGCGTTGCATGAATTTCGGCGAGAAAGTAAGTGA